A DNA window from Gloeocapsa sp. DLM2.Bin57 contains the following coding sequences:
- a CDS encoding DUF29 domain-containing protein: protein MVLDNFKKANLLYEQDYYLWIEQTINLLQDQKFSEIDLVNLVEEIKDMGKSEKRAINSNLRILLMHLLKYRYQSEKRSNSWLFTIVEHRKRIQESLEISPSLKAYYHEVFAKCYQDARELAAAETGLSIDLFPPTPIFTPENVLNSDYLPL from the coding sequence ATGGTCTTAGATAACTTTAAAAAAGCTAATTTATTGTATGAACAAGATTATTACTTGTGGATTGAACAAACTATTAATTTATTACAAGATCAAAAATTTTCTGAAATTGATTTAGTTAATTTAGTTGAAGAAATAAAAGATATGGGTAAGAGTGAAAAAAGAGCGATTAACAGTAACCTGCGCATTCTGTTAATGCACTTACTCAAATATCGTTATCAATCAGAAAAACGTAGTAATAGTTGGTTATTTACCATCGTTGAACACCGTAAAAGAATTCAGGAATCTTTAGAAATTAGTCCTAGTTTAAAAGCTTATTATCATGAAGTCTTTGCTAAATGTTATCAAGATGCTCGGGAATTAGCAGCAGCAGAAACTGGTTTAAGTATTGATTTATTTCCCCCAACTCCTATTTTTACTCCTGAAAATGTTTTAAATTCTGATTATTTACCACTCTAA